The nucleotide sequence TGGGCATGCACGTCGCTCGTATCGGGCCGGCGCGTACGGGGCAGAGCAGCCGGTGACGGAAGTGCGTGGCCGCTGCTCATCGTGGGTTTACTGGTCATTCTTATGCCCCTAATGACGGGGCATCATACGTCCCGTCTTTCACGTTTACTGTAGGCAGATTCTGATAACCCGAACAACAAAACGTTCGAGTTGCAACGTCGAACGGCGAGCAGCGTATGTGGAGTCCTGGCCCGGCGTCGCCGGCCCGCCTGAACACTCAAACGGATTGCAAAGAATACCGTTCCAACGCCATGTTTCCAAAGAAATTCCAATCGGCATCGGACTTCCCGCAAGTGGCGGGGCTATTCGTGGCGCAAGGCGTCGATCGGATTGAGGCCCGCGGCACGCCGTGCCGGGAAGTAGCCGAAGACCACACCGATCGCGGCCGAAAAGAAAAACGACAACAGGTTGATGGCGGGATCGAACAGGTAGAGGATGCCCATCATGCCGGCGAGAAAGATCGAGGTGGCCGTCGCGATCGCGATGCCGACGAGTCCGCCGAGGCTCGCCAGCACCACGGCTTCGATCAGGAATTGCAGCAGGACTTCGCGTTCGAGCGCGCCGATGGCGAGGCGGATGCCGATTTCGCGCGTGCGCTCGGTGACCGACACGAGCATGATGTTCATGATGCCGATGCCGCCGACGAGCAGACTCACCGCGGCGACGGCGCCGAGCAGCATGGTCAGCACCCGCGTCGTGCCGGTCAGGGTTTCGGCGATCTGGCGCGTGTCCATCACGCGAAAATCGTCCTCCTCGTTGTCGGCGATGCCGCGCCGTTCGCGCAGCAGCAGCGTGAGTTGGTCCTTGGCAACATCGATCGACGCACCGGCGCGGACCGAGACGCTCAGGCGATTGACGTCCTGGCTGCCCGCGAGGCGGCGCTGGACCGTGCGCAGCGGCATCACGATCGTGTCGTCCTGATCCGAGCCCATCGCCGACTGGCCCTTGGGCTTCAGAAGGCCGATGACTTCGCAGGAAAACTGCTTGATGCGGATGTCGCTGCCGACCGGGTTCTGCCCGCCGAAAAGCTTTTCGCGCACCGACTCGCCGATCACGCAGACGGCCTTGCCGGCGCGTTCCTCGGCGTCGTTGAAGCTGCGGCCCGCTGCGATTTCCCAGTTTCCCGCGGCGAAATAATCGTTGTTGGAGCCGGTGACGACCGTCGACCAGTTCCGCACCTGGTACACCGCGGTCACGCTCATGCTGACGACCGGTGCGACCGCCTCGGCCGCCGAGATCTGGTTGCGGATCGCCTCGGCGTCGGCGAGCTTGAAATTGGGTGCAGCTTCGGCTCCGGGGCCGTAGCGCTGCCCCGGCCGAACCATCAGCAGATTGCTGCCCATGCTCGAAATCTGGTCCGATACCGAACGCGTCGCGCCGTTGCCGAGGGTCACCATGATGACGACGGCGGCGACCCCGATCACGATGCCGAGCACGGTCAGGAACGAGCGCATCAGGTTGCGCCGGATCGCGCGCAGGGCCAGCAGCAGCGTGTTCCAGAGCATCAGGCGTCCCCGTGCCCGCTGCCGTCGCTGGCCACACGGCCGTCGACGAAACGGATCGCGCGGCGCGCGTACGCTGCCATCTCCGGCTCGTGCGTCACCATCAATACCGTGATCGCCTGGTCGCGATTGAGCGCGCTGATCAGGTCCATGATTTCCTTGCTCGTCTGCGTGTCGAGGTTGCCGGTGGGTTCGTCGGCGAGCAACACCTCGGGCGCGGTGACGATCGCGCGCGCGATCGCCACACGCTGCTGCTGGCCGCCCGACAGTTCGGCCGGCGTATGGTGCTCCCAGCCCTCGAGGCCGACCTGGGCAAGCGCGGCGCGGGCTGCGGCGTGGCGCCGGGCGGCGGGCTCGCCGCGGTAGATCAGCGGCAGTTCGACATTCTCGAGCGCGGTCGTGCGCGCGAGCAGATTGAAGCCCTGGAAGACGAAGCCGAGGTAGTTGCGGCGCAAGAGCGCGCGCTGGTTGCGCGTCATACGCTCGACGTGCACGCCCTCGAAGAGGTAGCTGCCCGCGGTCGGCGTATCGAGGCAGCCGAGGATGTTCATCACGGTCGACTTGCCCGAGCCGCTCGGGCCCATGATCGCGACGAACTCCCCGGCGTCGATCGTCAGATCGATTCCCTTGAGCGCCTCGAACGCGGCGGGCCCGTGGCCGTAGGTCTTGGTGACGCCGGCAAGCCGGATCAGCGCGTCGTTCATCGCGCCGCGCTTTCGGCCTCGGTAATGACTTCCATGCCGGGCTTGAGGTCGCCGCCCGTGACTTCGGTCACGCGGCCGTCGGTCGCGCCGACCTTGACGGCGATTTCAGCCGGCCGGCCGTCGCGCAGGACCCATACGCGCTGCGTACTGCCCGCGGGCGTCTCCTTCTGCTTCGGCGTCTGCCGTGGCAGGCGCGGCATCAGCAGGCCTGTCACGCCCCGGCTCTGGCCTTCCTCGGCGGGGCCCGCCTGCGGCGGCGTGAAACGCAGCGCGGCGTTCGGCACGAGCAAGACGTCGGCCCGCCGCAGCGTCGTGATCTCGGCCGTCCCGGTCATGCCGGGGCGCAGGCTCAGATCGTCGTTGTCGACCTCGAGCACGGTCAGGTAGGAGACGACGCCCTCCTTCACCTGCGAGCCGTAGCCGACGCGGGTGATGACCGCGTCGTATAGCCGTCCCGGCCAGGCGTCGACGGTGAAGGTCGCTTTCTGGCCGATCTCGACCTGACCGACGTCGGCCTCGTCGACGTCGACCTGCAGTTCCATCCGCGCGAGATCCTCGGCGAGCGTGAACAGCACCGGCGCCTGGAAAGACGCCGCGACGGTCTGGCCCGGCTCGACCTTGCGTGCGAGCACGACGCCGTCGATCGGCGAGCGGATGCTCGCCTTGGCGAGGTTGGTCTCGTCCGACTGCAGCGTCGCGCGCGCCTGCACGACCGCCGCCCGCGCGCTCGCCTCGTTCGCTTCGGCGCGCTTGAGGTTGGCCTCGGCCGTGTCCATCTCGCTCTTCGATGGCACCTTGCCGCCCGAGAGCTCGGCGACCTGCTGGTAGCGCGCGCGAGTCGCGCGTGCTTCGGCGACGGTCGCCCGGGCCTGCAGCACCTGTGCCTCCGCCGCGGCGAGGTTGGCCCGCGACCGCGTCACCGTGTCGCGCAGCTTGGAAACGTCGAGCCGCGCCAGCACCTGGCCTCGCTTCACCCGGTCGTTCTCGTCGACGAGCACGCGTTCGACGATGCCCGACAGCTCGCTGCCGACCTCGACCTGGTTGGTCGGCTGCAGATTGCCCGTCGCGGACACCCTGACGACGAGCTCGCCACGGGTTACCGGCGCGGTCTTGTAGCGCGCGGCGTCTTCATCGTCGTCGAGCCCGAGAAGCAGCCACGCGCCCACGGCGATCACGAGCAAGATCAGCGCCGCGCCGATGAGCCGGCGCGTCCAGGGAGTCGAGCGCGCGTCGACGAGCGCCTTCACGGCGGTGCTGCGCTCGCCCGGCGCGGTGTTGGGGTGGGTCATGCGGGGCCCTCTTGCGAAGCGGATGCGGCCGGCGACCATCCGCCGCCGAGTGCCTTGTATAGCCGGATCAGCGCCAGAACGCCGTCCGCGCGGGTGCTCGCGAGGCTGTCTTCGAGCGCGAGCACGCTGCGTTCCGTGTCGAGCACCGACTGGAAATCGATCAGTCCGGTGCTGTAGCGCTGCCGCGCGAAATCCGCCGCGTTGCGCGCCGCGGCCGCGCCCTTGGCCAGCGCCTCGCTGCGTTCGCGGTTGCGCGCGAGCGCGACCAGCGCGCTTTCGACCTCCTGCAACGCCGTCAGCACCGTGCGCTCGTACGCGACCCGCGCCTGTTCCCGCACGGCGTCCTGAACGTCGACCTGCGCGCGCAAGCGCCCGGCGTCGAAGATCGGCGCGGTAATCCCGGCGAGCAGCGAACGCGTCGCGCCGCTGTCGCTCAGCCCGCCGAGCGTCAGCGCCTCGAGGCCGATCGAGCCCGAAAGACTGAACGACGGAAAGCGTGCCGCCTGGGCGACGCCGACGCGCGCGGTTTCTGCCGCCAGCATCCGCTCGGCGGCGCGCACGTCGGGTCGCTGGCGCAGCGTGTCGGCAGGGATGCCGACGGCGACCTCCGCGGGAAGCGCCGGCAGTTCGCCGCCTGTTGCGAGGCGCGGCGTGAGCGTGCCGGGCGGCACGCCGAGCAGCAGATCGAGCCGGTACGCCGCCTCGGCGAGACTCGTTTCGAGGCTCGGAATCTGCGCCCGCGTCTGCTCAAGGTTGGCGCGCGCCTGCTCCGAATCCTGGCTGCTGACGAGCCCCGCCTGCGCGCGCCAGTCGGTCAACTGCAGCGTTTCGGTCTGGCTCGCGAGATTGGCGCGCGCGATGCCGAGGCGGATCTGCAACACGCGCACTTCGACGTAGGTCAGCGCCACCTCGGCGGCGAGCGAGACGCGCGCGTTCGCAAGCTCGGCCTGCGACGATTCATGGTCGGCACCTGCCGCCTCGACGCTGCGGCGCACGCGGCCGAAGACATCGAGTTCCCACGAGGCATCGAAGCCGACGCTGTAGAGATCCTGCATCGAGCCGCTGCCGACCTGCGCGTTCGAGTCGCTGTGGCGGGCGCTGCCCGATGCGTTCACGCTCGGAAAGCGGTCGGCCCCGGCGACGGCGCGGCGTGCGCGCGCAGCACGCAGGCGCGCCTCTGCACTGCGGACATCGGGCCCGGTGCGCAACGCCTCGTCGACCAGCGTGACAAGGAGCGGATCGCCGAGGCTGCGCCACCACTGACCGAGATCGGATTGCCGGGCGACGTATCCCGCGTGCGGCTGCGCGTCGGGTGTCGCCCAGTGCGCGGGAAGCGAAGGCTCGGGCGCGACGTGACCGGGGCCGACCGTGACGCAGCCCGTGAGCGCCAGCACGACGAACGCGAACAGCGCGGGCGCGACGAAAGACCGCGTCTTCATCGTCTCGCGGCGTCGGCCGTCGGTGCGAAATGGCTGCTTATTCAAGGAGCTGCCCGATGGTTCGAAAGTAAGCCTCGAAATTGTATAGCGTCTGCGCGGCTGCCCTTCACGACCGCGCACTGTCAGCGCCAGCCTCCGCCGAGCGTGCGATAGAGCGTCACGCGATTGGTCGCGTCGACGAGCCGCTCGGCGATCAGCGCCTGCTCGGCCGCATAGAGGCTGCGCTGCGCGTCGAGCAGACCGAGGTAGCTGTCGACGCCGCTCTTGTAGCGCGCCTCGGACAGGCCGAAGCCCGCGCGCGTCGCCTCGACCTGCTTTTGCCGCGCGTCGAGACGCTCGCTGAGCGTCGCGCGCTCGGCGAGCGCGTCGGCGACTTCGCGAAAGGCGGCCTGAATCGCGCGTTCATACTGCGCGACGTTGATGTCGCGCTGGACCTCGGCGACGTCGAGACTCGCGCGCAGGCGCCCGGCCTCGAAAATCGGGATGCGGATCTGCGGGATGAAGCGCCAGGTGCCCGACCCGCTTTCGAACAGGCCGTCGAGCGTGCTGCTTGCCGTGCCGGCCTCCGCGGTCAGACTGATGCTCGGGAAGAACGCCGCCCGCGCGGCGCCGATGCTCGCGTTCGCCGCCCGCAGCGCACGTTCGGCCTGCAGGATGTCCGGCCGGCGGGCCAGCACCTCCGACGGCACGCCGGCCGGCAGCTCGGCGACCGCGCTAACACCGTCCGGCAGCCGCGCCGGTTGCAGCGTGTCGGGAACCGGCGCGCCGACGAGCAGCGCGAGCAGGTTCGCGTCCTGCGCGACGAAGGCGCTGAACTGCGCCACGTCCGCACGCGCCGTCTGCAGCAGCGTCTGCGACTGGTTGAGGTCGAGCGCCGAGACCGCGCCGGCCTCGAAGCTGCGGCGCGTGAGATCGTGCGACTTCTGCCGGGTTTCGTAGGTGTTGCGCGCGAGCGCGAGGCGTTCGCGGTCGAAACCGAGCAACAGCCAGGTGTTGGCGACTTCGGCGACGAGGCTGATCTGGGCGCTGCGGCGCGCTTCCTCGGTGCCGAGGTAGCGTTCGAGCGCCTCGGCGTTGAGGCTGCGGATGCGCCCGAAGAAATCGAGCTCGTAAGCCGAAAAACCAATCGTCGCGCTGTACTGGCGCACCACCGTGGCGTCGCCGGTCGTGCTGAGCGTGCGCGGCAAGCGTTGCGCGACTTCGCTGCCGTCGGCACTGACTGCGGGAAACAGATCGGCGCGCTGGATCCGGTACTGCGCACGGGCGCGCTCGATGTTGAGCGCCGCGACGCGCAGGTCGCGGTTGTTGGCGAGCGCGAGTGCGATCACCTCGCGCAGGTGCGGGTCGGCGAAGTAGTCGCGCCAAGCGATCGCGTCCGCAGGCGGTGCGTCGGCGGTCGCCGGGCTCGCCAGCGCAGAACCGGGGAAGGCGTCCGGGACGGGCGCGGCGGGCCGCTCGTAGCGCGGCATCATGCTGCACGCGCTCAAGAACGCTGCGGCGAGCGTCACGCTCAGGCTGGGAAGGCGGGACATCACTTGAGCTCCTGCGGCACGGGGGCGGCGGCGACGCTGCCTGGCCGCGGCTTGTCCTTGAATACCCGCTTGATAACCACGTAGAACAGCGGGATGAAGAAGATTCCGAGCAGCGTGCCGGCAATCGTGCCGCCGAGGACGCCGGTTCCCACCGCATTCTGTGCGCCCGAACCCGCGCCGCTGGCAAGGGCGAGCGGCAGCACGCCGAAGCCGAAGGCGAGCGAGGTCATCAGGATCGGCCGCAGACGCATGCGCACGGCCTCGCGGGTCGCCGAGATCAGGTCGCGGCCCTCCTTCTCCATCTGCGCCTTGGCGAACTCGACGATCAGGATCGCGTTCTTCGACGACAGGCCGATCGTCGCCAGGAGTGCGACCTGGAAATACACGTCGTTCGACAATCCGAGTCCGCTCGCGGCGAGCATGGCACCGAAGACGCCGAGCGGCACCACGAGCATCACCGCGAACGGCACCGACCAGCTCTCGTAGAGCGCGGCGAGACACAGGAACACGACCAGCAGCGACAGTGCGTAGAGCGCCGGCGCCTGTGAGCCGCTGCGGCGCTCCTCGAACGAGGTGCCGGTCCATTCGTAGCCGATGCCGGCCGGCAGCTTGGCGATGATCTCCTCGGCCGCCGCCATGGCATCGCCCGAGGACAGGCTCGGCGCCGCCTGGCCGAGCAGTTCGACCGAGGGCTGGCCGTTGAAGCGTTCGAGGCGCGGCGAGCCGTAGGCCCAGTGCGCGCGCGTGAACGCCGACAGCGGCACCATCTCGCCCGCCGTGTTGCGCACGTACCACTTCGCGAGGTCTTCAGGCTTCATGCGTGCGTCGGCGTCGGCTTGCAGGTAGACCCGTTTGATCCGCCCACGGTCGATGAAGTCGTTGACGTAGGTGCCGCCCCACGCGGTCGCCAGCGTGTCGTTGATGTCGGCGACCGAGACGCCGAGCGCGCCGGCCTTGGCGTAGTCGATGTCGAGTTGGTACTCGGCGACGTCG is from Thiobacillus denitrificans ATCC 25259 and encodes:
- a CDS encoding ABC transporter permease, which translates into the protein MLWNTLLLALRAIRRNLMRSFLTVLGIVIGVAAVVIMVTLGNGATRSVSDQISSMGSNLLMVRPGQRYGPGAEAAPNFKLADAEAIRNQISAAEAVAPVVSMSVTAVYQVRNWSTVVTGSNNDYFAAGNWEIAAGRSFNDAEERAGKAVCVIGESVREKLFGGQNPVGSDIRIKQFSCEVIGLLKPKGQSAMGSDQDDTIVMPLRTVQRRLAGSQDVNRLSVSVRAGASIDVAKDQLTLLLRERRGIADNEEDDFRVMDTRQIAETLTGTTRVLTMLLGAVAAVSLLVGGIGIMNIMLVSVTERTREIGIRLAIGALEREVLLQFLIEAVVLASLGGLVGIAIATATSIFLAGMMGILYLFDPAINLLSFFFSAAIGVVFGYFPARRAAGLNPIDALRHE
- a CDS encoding ABC transporter ATP-binding protein, giving the protein MNDALIRLAGVTKTYGHGPAAFEALKGIDLTIDAGEFVAIMGPSGSGKSTVMNILGCLDTPTAGSYLFEGVHVERMTRNQRALLRRNYLGFVFQGFNLLARTTALENVELPLIYRGEPAARRHAAARAALAQVGLEGWEHHTPAELSGGQQQRVAIARAIVTAPEVLLADEPTGNLDTQTSKEIMDLISALNRDQAITVLMVTHEPEMAAYARRAIRFVDGRVASDGSGHGDA
- a CDS encoding efflux RND transporter periplasmic adaptor subunit, with amino-acid sequence MTHPNTAPGERSTAVKALVDARSTPWTRRLIGAALILLVIAVGAWLLLGLDDDEDAARYKTAPVTRGELVVRVSATGNLQPTNQVEVGSELSGIVERVLVDENDRVKRGQVLARLDVSKLRDTVTRSRANLAAAEAQVLQARATVAEARATRARYQQVAELSGGKVPSKSEMDTAEANLKRAEANEASARAAVVQARATLQSDETNLAKASIRSPIDGVVLARKVEPGQTVAASFQAPVLFTLAEDLARMELQVDVDEADVGQVEIGQKATFTVDAWPGRLYDAVITRVGYGSQVKEGVVSYLTVLEVDNDDLSLRPGMTGTAEITTLRRADVLLVPNAALRFTPPQAGPAEEGQSRGVTGLLMPRLPRQTPKQKETPAGSTQRVWVLRDGRPAEIAVKVGATDGRVTEVTGGDLKPGMEVITEAESAAR
- a CDS encoding efflux transporter outer membrane subunit, which gives rise to MKTRSFVAPALFAFVVLALTGCVTVGPGHVAPEPSLPAHWATPDAQPHAGYVARQSDLGQWWRSLGDPLLVTLVDEALRTGPDVRSAEARLRAARARRAVAGADRFPSVNASGSARHSDSNAQVGSGSMQDLYSVGFDASWELDVFGRVRRSVEAAGADHESSQAELANARVSLAAEVALTYVEVRVLQIRLGIARANLASQTETLQLTDWRAQAGLVSSQDSEQARANLEQTRAQIPSLETSLAEAAYRLDLLLGVPPGTLTPRLATGGELPALPAEVAVGIPADTLRQRPDVRAAERMLAAETARVGVAQAARFPSFSLSGSIGLEALTLGGLSDSGATRSLLAGITAPIFDAGRLRAQVDVQDAVREQARVAYERTVLTALQEVESALVALARNRERSEALAKGAAAARNAADFARQRYSTGLIDFQSVLDTERSVLALEDSLASTRADGVLALIRLYKALGGGWSPAASASQEGPA
- the adeC gene encoding AdeC/AdeK/OprM family multidrug efflux complex outer membrane factor, translated to MSRLPSLSVTLAAAFLSACSMMPRYERPAAPVPDAFPGSALASPATADAPPADAIAWRDYFADPHLREVIALALANNRDLRVAALNIERARAQYRIQRADLFPAVSADGSEVAQRLPRTLSTTGDATVVRQYSATIGFSAYELDFFGRIRSLNAEALERYLGTEEARRSAQISLVAEVANTWLLLGFDRERLALARNTYETRQKSHDLTRRSFEAGAVSALDLNQSQTLLQTARADVAQFSAFVAQDANLLALLVGAPVPDTLQPARLPDGVSAVAELPAGVPSEVLARRPDILQAERALRAANASIGAARAAFFPSISLTAEAGTASSTLDGLFESGSGTWRFIPQIRIPIFEAGRLRASLDVAEVQRDINVAQYERAIQAAFREVADALAERATLSERLDARQKQVEATRAGFGLSEARYKSGVDSYLGLLDAQRSLYAAEQALIAERLVDATNRVTLYRTLGGGWR